Proteins encoded within one genomic window of Streptomyces taklimakanensis:
- a CDS encoding ABC transporter ATP-binding protein produces MVYRGDRPTHAVKDVSLTLGRGEILGLAGESGCGKTTLAYAINRLHRPPAEVTSGSVVFHDRDGKDIDLLALEKEELRAFRWAKLSMVFQGAMNALNPVVSVGAQLEDVLTTHRPGMSAQERRERCEEVLRLVGVDPRRLDSFPHELSGGMRQRVMIAMALLLDPQVMIMDEPTTALDVVVQRGILKEIVRFRDELGFAVVFITHDLPLLLELSDRIAVMRDGEVVEYATAEEIHRRPRHPYTRKLLDSFPSLTGERGAFIRTGESSAREHVEPTEPTEHTAKEAGTR; encoded by the coding sequence GTGGTCTACCGGGGCGACAGGCCCACCCACGCCGTGAAGGACGTCTCGCTCACCCTCGGCCGCGGCGAGATCCTCGGACTGGCCGGCGAGTCCGGCTGCGGCAAGACCACCCTGGCGTACGCGATCAACCGGCTGCACCGGCCCCCGGCCGAGGTGACCTCCGGATCGGTCGTCTTCCACGACCGCGACGGGAAGGACATCGACCTGCTCGCGCTGGAGAAGGAGGAACTGCGCGCCTTCCGCTGGGCGAAGCTGTCGATGGTCTTCCAGGGCGCGATGAACGCCCTGAACCCGGTCGTCTCCGTCGGGGCGCAGTTGGAGGACGTCCTCACCACCCACCGCCCCGGCATGTCCGCCCAGGAGCGCCGCGAGCGGTGCGAGGAGGTGCTCCGCCTGGTCGGCGTCGATCCGCGACGGCTGGACTCCTTCCCGCACGAGCTCTCCGGCGGCATGCGGCAGCGCGTCATGATCGCCATGGCGCTGCTGCTCGACCCCCAGGTGATGATCATGGACGAGCCCACCACCGCGCTCGACGTGGTCGTCCAGCGCGGCATCCTCAAGGAGATCGTGCGCTTCCGCGACGAACTCGGCTTCGCGGTCGTCTTCATCACCCACGACCTGCCGCTGCTGCTGGAGCTGAGCGACCGGATCGCCGTCATGCGCGACGGCGAGGTGGTCGAGTACGCCACCGCCGAGGAGATCCACCGGCGACCGCGGCACCCCTACACGCGCAAGCTGCTCGACTCCTTCCCCAGCCTCACCGGCGAGCGCGGGGCGTTCATCCGCACCGGGGAGTCCAGTGCCCGCGAGCATGTCGAGCCCACCGAGCCCACCGAGCACACCGCGAAGGAGGCGGGCACGCGATGA
- a CDS encoding ABC transporter ATP-binding protein yields MTALEVRDLVKDFTIRSGLRHSRFRAVDNVSFTLTPGRTVALVGESGSGKSTVARMIARLEKPTAGRITLTGPDGGRIADRVYRDHVQMVFQDPFASLNPFHTVEHHLARPLKLHGRAKGGEDTRRKVEQLLERVNLTPAADIARRRPHELSGGQRQRVAIARALAPGARIVIADEPVSMLDVSIRLGVLNLLARLQREDDLAVLYITHDLATARHFSDDILVMYRGRVVERGPADDVILDPRHPYTRILAAAAPDPDAGGRGRLAREPRIEPAGNSKLPGDDPGCTFRDRCPSAMDVCSRLPEDFAVAYDHYAKCWLHADGERGTNPATEGANA; encoded by the coding sequence ATGACGGCCCTCGAAGTACGCGACCTGGTCAAGGACTTCACCATCCGCTCCGGACTGCGGCACTCCAGATTCCGCGCCGTTGACAACGTTTCCTTCACCCTGACGCCCGGCCGGACCGTCGCCCTGGTCGGCGAGTCCGGCTCGGGGAAGTCCACGGTCGCGAGGATGATCGCCCGACTGGAGAAGCCCACCGCCGGACGGATCACCCTCACCGGACCCGACGGCGGGCGGATCGCCGACCGCGTCTACCGCGACCACGTGCAGATGGTCTTCCAGGACCCCTTCGCCTCGCTCAACCCCTTCCACACCGTCGAGCACCACCTGGCCCGTCCGCTGAAGCTGCACGGTCGCGCCAAGGGCGGGGAGGACACCCGGCGCAAGGTCGAACAGTTGCTGGAACGCGTCAACCTCACCCCGGCCGCCGACATCGCCCGACGCCGCCCCCACGAGCTCTCCGGCGGCCAGCGCCAGCGTGTGGCGATCGCCCGCGCCCTGGCGCCGGGCGCCCGGATCGTCATCGCCGACGAACCGGTCTCCATGCTGGACGTCTCCATCCGGTTGGGGGTGCTCAACCTCCTCGCCCGTCTCCAGCGCGAGGACGACCTCGCCGTCCTCTACATCACCCACGACCTCGCCACCGCACGGCACTTCTCCGACGACATCCTGGTGATGTACCGGGGGCGCGTGGTCGAGCGGGGGCCGGCGGACGACGTCATCCTCGACCCCCGGCACCCCTACACCCGGATCCTGGCCGCCGCGGCGCCCGACCCCGACGCCGGGGGCCGCGGCCGACTCGCCCGGGAGCCGCGCATCGAGCCGGCGGGCAACTCGAAGCTCCCCGGCGACGACCCCGGATGCACCTTCCGGGACCGCTGCCCCTCGGCGATGGACGTCTGCTCCCGGCTGCCGGAGGACTTCGCGGTGGCCTACGACCACTACGCCAAGTGCTGGCTGCACGCCGATGGCGAGCGCGGTACGAACCCGGCGACCGAGGGCGCGAACGCCTGA